In Desulfopila inferna, the following are encoded in one genomic region:
- a CDS encoding DUF294 nucleotidyltransferase-like domain-containing protein, translating to MVLLKRFIHVWGRFFISIVLPTFIALLLTISALYLVIIPAFEKSFVDGKKAMILELTKSAWGVLDFYRQQEEAGLLSRMEAQQRALALIKTMRYGEDNRDYFWITNSVPVMVMHPYSEELVGVDLTSFRDAQGKQLFVEIKRTVEQQNSGFIDYSWNRKYAEEMVVPKLSFVKRFAPWDWVIGTGVFLDDVENKTAEISGRLSRMSLAAVALLTLILFYVGRQSYLSEKQRNHAQRELVKSRLKYKRLVETATDPLLMFFEGRCIYSNKPAQGVTGLSAEELDAIAVGKIFSGTENGLPFFAAGGRIEEGRYTANLLKPGGESIEVQLSISKIALDGREAAVISIKDNSSTKLMERELDESREKYRQLTSRLNIPIFRAEANRQLKLLEANRAFYELTGLEEGASNISLRDTFGRHDIANLYDLVAEEGFLKNRIIRLQHEDVIRSVSLSLVLTKNALGEALYCDGIMEDVSEEIRREEDREKLIVELQTSLLFLNQPVRHVRGDFLVCDGSLPIYQAAKLMKEGRSSSILVKNAAGEVAGIATDMALREQVVAEMMDYATPVIEVMSTPLIFIEGSALIFEAVMLMEEKGVKHLVVKDEAGEIVSVLSNEDLLNVHRYSSAFLVNEINDATDTSGIVASHVRLPRIIKSLVDSGAHARNITRITSMISEAVLLKFIEFAIREMGEPPARFAFICLGSEGREEQTLATDQDNALIYEDVEEDRQEQVNSYFLKMSEKICAWLDQAGYVLCKGEVMAMNPRWCRPLSIWKEYFSTWITEAKPQDLLEVSIFFDFRCMYGEKRLVTELREHIGRRVENRDAFFYQLAQNALLFKLPLDFFGNISVESGGEHANTFNIKHVIALIVGYARLYAINFGLEETNTLQRLDRLRLRGFISKELHKDLTEGYNYLMQIRFMHQVKRLDQGLEPDNHIFLEELNYMEKNALKNIFGHVGALQKKLSAIGKVEIFF from the coding sequence ATGGTTCTGTTGAAAAGATTTATTCATGTCTGGGGACGTTTTTTTATTTCAATTGTACTGCCAACCTTTATTGCGCTTCTTCTCACCATCTCCGCGCTGTATCTGGTCATCATACCCGCATTTGAAAAAAGCTTTGTCGACGGCAAGAAGGCGATGATTCTCGAGTTGACCAAGAGTGCCTGGGGGGTCCTCGATTTTTACCGGCAGCAGGAAGAGGCGGGCCTACTCAGCAGAATGGAGGCTCAGCAACGAGCTCTGGCGCTTATAAAAACCATGAGGTACGGCGAAGACAACAGGGATTATTTTTGGATTACCAACAGCGTTCCGGTAATGGTGATGCATCCTTATTCCGAGGAGCTTGTCGGGGTGGATCTGACCAGCTTCAGGGACGCCCAGGGGAAACAGCTGTTTGTGGAAATCAAAAGGACCGTCGAACAGCAGAACAGCGGTTTTATCGACTATAGCTGGAACAGGAAGTATGCCGAAGAGATGGTCGTTCCCAAGCTCTCCTTTGTCAAACGCTTTGCCCCTTGGGACTGGGTGATAGGCACCGGCGTATTCCTGGACGATGTCGAGAACAAGACGGCCGAGATTTCCGGACGCCTTTCACGCATGAGTCTGGCTGCGGTAGCACTGTTGACCCTCATTCTCTTCTATGTGGGCAGGCAGAGTTATCTTTCCGAAAAACAGCGCAACCACGCCCAGCGGGAACTGGTAAAATCGAGGCTCAAGTATAAGAGGCTGGTGGAAACGGCGACGGATCCGTTATTGATGTTTTTTGAGGGCAGGTGCATATATTCCAATAAACCGGCGCAGGGTGTAACCGGGCTGTCCGCGGAGGAGCTCGATGCCATTGCCGTTGGAAAGATATTTTCCGGGACGGAAAACGGACTACCGTTTTTTGCGGCCGGGGGCAGAATCGAGGAAGGGAGATACACCGCAAACCTGTTAAAACCGGGAGGTGAATCCATCGAGGTGCAGCTGTCCATCTCTAAAATCGCGCTGGATGGCCGTGAGGCTGCCGTCATCAGTATCAAGGACAACAGCTCGACCAAGCTGATGGAAAGAGAGCTGGACGAAAGCCGGGAGAAGTACCGGCAGCTGACCTCCAGGCTCAATATCCCGATTTTCAGAGCCGAAGCCAACCGGCAGCTCAAGCTGCTGGAGGCCAACCGCGCCTTCTACGAATTGACCGGTCTTGAGGAAGGTGCGAGCAATATAAGCCTTCGCGATACCTTTGGCCGGCACGATATCGCAAATCTCTATGATCTGGTTGCTGAAGAAGGTTTTTTGAAAAACAGAATAATTCGACTGCAGCATGAGGATGTGATCAGAAGTGTCTCTCTCTCCCTGGTACTTACCAAAAATGCCCTGGGAGAAGCCCTCTATTGCGATGGTATTATGGAGGACGTCAGTGAGGAGATACGGCGAGAAGAGGACCGGGAAAAGCTTATCGTGGAACTGCAGACCTCCCTGCTCTTTTTGAACCAGCCTGTGAGGCATGTGCGGGGAGATTTTCTTGTCTGTGACGGATCTCTGCCGATCTACCAGGCGGCAAAGCTCATGAAGGAAGGGCGGAGCAGCTCGATTCTGGTAAAAAACGCAGCTGGTGAGGTTGCCGGCATTGCCACCGACATGGCCCTGCGGGAGCAGGTGGTCGCGGAAATGATGGATTATGCTACGCCGGTTATCGAAGTAATGAGCACCCCGCTTATTTTCATCGAAGGATCGGCCCTGATCTTTGAGGCGGTTATGCTTATGGAGGAAAAAGGGGTAAAACATCTGGTAGTCAAGGATGAAGCAGGAGAGATTGTCAGTGTTCTCTCCAACGAAGATCTGCTCAACGTACACCGTTATTCTTCAGCATTTCTGGTGAATGAAATCAACGATGCCACCGATACCTCCGGGATTGTTGCCAGCCATGTGCGGCTTCCCCGCATAATCAAGTCACTGGTGGACAGCGGAGCTCACGCCCGGAATATAACCCGGATAACCAGTATGATATCGGAAGCAGTTCTGCTGAAGTTCATCGAGTTCGCCATCAGGGAAATGGGAGAACCGCCTGCACGTTTTGCCTTTATCTGTCTGGGCAGCGAAGGGCGCGAGGAGCAGACTCTGGCAACCGACCAGGATAATGCGCTGATCTATGAAGATGTTGAAGAAGATCGGCAGGAACAGGTCAATTCCTATTTTCTGAAGATGAGCGAAAAAATTTGTGCATGGCTGGATCAGGCCGGATATGTTTTATGCAAGGGAGAGGTGATGGCTATGAATCCCCGCTGGTGTCGGCCGCTCAGTATCTGGAAAGAATATTTCAGCACCTGGATCACCGAAGCCAAACCTCAAGATTTGCTTGAAGTCAGCATCTTTTTTGATTTTCGTTGTATGTACGGCGAAAAAAGGCTGGTGACGGAACTGAGGGAACACATTGGCAGGCGGGTGGAAAACAGAGATGCCTTCTTTTATCAGCTCGCCCAGAACGCCTTGCTCTTTAAGCTGCCGCTGGATTTTTTCGGCAACATTTCTGTTGAATCCGGTGGAGAACATGCCAATACTTTCAATATAAAGCATGTCATCGCTCTCATTGTCGGGTATGCGCGGCTTTATGCCATTAATTTTGGGCTGGAGGAGACCAATACCCTGCAGCGTCTGGACCGCCTCAGGTTACGGGGCTTTATCAGCAAAGAACTGCATAAGGATCTCACCGAGGGCTACAACTATTTAATGCAGATACGCTTCATGCATCAGGTGAAAAGACTGGATCAAGGATTGGAACCTGATAACCATATTTTCCTTGAGGAACTTAATTATATGGAAAAAAATGCATTAAAGAATATATTCGGCCATGTAGGCGCTCTGCAGAAAAAGCTGAGTGCCATAGGTAAGGTGGAAATATTTTTCTAG
- a CDS encoding HD-GYP domain-containing protein — protein sequence MDQDYSQFFKVFRRVSKAIHTGENTHEILERIVENISEILEAKGCIFWIVDQGQKSIKNMISHGFSYRSLAEIDYATLMAIFDDRGEESVFIEDAMYDSRIPNLDKIGKKKVGSIQAVFFDIVRDYRGILAVYFSKTRKLTKGEHDILQALGEQGSIALQKSLSYDDKMLDTLKQMVEGFTLALEAKDEQTHGHSIRVAQYAKCIAQAMKLTAAQTETMYHGGLLHDIGKIGMNDHILERLGILNRKEMDIVKQHPVIGARILQPLVFLSDVEPLVMHHHERYDGSGYPEGLKGNDIPLGARILTVCDAFETMLAGRKHFAKMKLEDAIVNLQLGAGSQFDPEIVLTLFDILDLQPESAGFTRASCGCIGIHKRRLQNSLKRKTASLFI from the coding sequence ATGGATCAGGATTATTCCCAGTTTTTCAAGGTATTTCGACGGGTTAGCAAGGCCATTCACACCGGGGAGAATACCCATGAAATCCTAGAGAGGATTGTTGAAAACATTTCAGAGATTCTTGAGGCCAAGGGATGCATTTTCTGGATTGTCGATCAGGGACAGAAAAGCATCAAGAACATGATATCACATGGCTTCTCCTATCGCAGTCTGGCTGAGATTGACTATGCAACCCTGATGGCGATCTTCGATGATCGGGGGGAGGAATCCGTCTTTATTGAAGACGCCATGTACGACAGTCGCATCCCCAATCTTGATAAGATCGGTAAAAAGAAGGTTGGCTCCATTCAGGCGGTTTTCTTTGATATCGTCAGGGACTACCGTGGCATACTGGCCGTTTATTTTTCGAAAACGCGAAAGCTGACGAAAGGGGAGCACGATATTTTGCAGGCCCTGGGAGAACAGGGTTCCATCGCTTTGCAGAAAAGTCTAAGTTATGACGATAAGATGCTCGACACCCTGAAACAGATGGTGGAGGGATTCACCCTGGCCCTGGAAGCAAAGGATGAGCAGACTCATGGACATTCTATCAGGGTAGCACAATATGCCAAGTGCATCGCACAGGCAATGAAGCTGACGGCGGCTCAAACAGAGACGATGTATCATGGCGGATTGCTCCATGATATCGGAAAGATCGGCATGAATGACCATATTCTCGAGCGTCTCGGCATCCTTAACCGCAAAGAGATGGATATTGTCAAGCAGCACCCCGTCATAGGAGCCCGGATATTGCAGCCGCTGGTATTTTTAAGCGATGTCGAACCGCTTGTCATGCATCACCATGAACGTTATGACGGTTCCGGTTATCCGGAAGGCCTCAAGGGGAATGACATTCCACTGGGCGCCCGGATCCTGACTGTATGCGATGCCTTCGAGACTATGCTGGCGGGCAGGAAGCATTTTGCAAAAATGAAGCTTGAAGATGCCATAGTCAACCTGCAGCTGGGTGCGGGAAGTCAGTTCGATCCGGAAATTGTTCTCACTCTCTTCGATATACTTGATTTACAACCGGAGTCGGCCGGGTTTACACGAGCTTCCTGCGGCTGCATCGGTATTCATAAGCGCAGATTGCAAAACAGCCTGAAGAGAAAGACGGCCTCTTTGTTCATCTGA
- a CDS encoding CaiB/BaiF CoA transferase family protein, with translation MGALDGITVLDLSRLLPGPFCSMILADHGAEVLAIEDRRFLADDLYFADVYRNKRHMTLNLKKEEGKKIFFQLVEKADIVIEGFRPGVVDRLGVGYAEACKVNPALIYCSISGYGQDGGASQVVGHDVNYLSRSGVLDCIGEKQRPPVIPAVQIADIAGGGMNAVIGILLALQERHESGKGQYIDISMTDGILGLLTLPAVLQKKTGMKQERSQSMLSHRYACYNTYATADGRYLALGAVENRFWQNLCSILELEEYSALQYDEERREEIIARLCELFQNKPLSHWEEVLSGADVCFSKIQSLDEVLEDRLFRNRDMIIEMEGPEGVGKSFGVPVKLSRTPGSVRSAPQPFGGSTRKVLAELGYTEKTIQSYFDTGVV, from the coding sequence ATGGGAGCACTTGATGGTATTACAGTTCTGGATTTATCCAGACTTTTGCCGGGGCCGTTCTGTTCGATGATACTTGCTGATCATGGCGCGGAAGTCCTGGCCATAGAAGACCGGCGTTTCCTGGCCGATGATCTCTATTTCGCGGATGTCTACCGGAATAAACGGCACATGACCCTGAATCTCAAAAAAGAGGAAGGGAAGAAGATCTTCTTTCAGCTGGTTGAGAAGGCGGATATCGTCATTGAAGGTTTCCGCCCGGGGGTAGTCGACAGATTAGGGGTTGGCTATGCGGAAGCATGCAAAGTCAATCCGGCTCTCATTTATTGTTCCATCAGCGGATACGGGCAGGATGGAGGCGCAAGCCAGGTGGTAGGGCATGATGTCAACTACCTGAGCCGTTCCGGAGTACTGGACTGCATCGGAGAAAAGCAGAGACCGCCGGTTATCCCAGCCGTTCAGATTGCCGACATCGCCGGAGGTGGGATGAATGCGGTTATCGGTATACTCCTGGCGCTGCAGGAGAGGCATGAAAGCGGCAAAGGACAATATATCGATATATCAATGACCGACGGCATCCTCGGGCTGCTCACTCTTCCTGCTGTTCTGCAGAAGAAGACGGGAATGAAGCAGGAGCGTTCGCAATCCATGCTTTCCCATCGCTACGCCTGCTATAATACCTATGCCACCGCCGACGGCAGGTATCTTGCCCTTGGGGCTGTGGAGAACAGGTTCTGGCAAAATCTCTGCAGCATATTGGAGCTCGAGGAATATAGCGCACTGCAGTATGATGAGGAGAGAAGAGAAGAGATTATCGCCAGACTGTGTGAACTCTTTCAGAACAAGCCACTGTCGCACTGGGAGGAGGTTCTGTCCGGGGCAGACGTATGCTTTTCCAAAATACAGAGCCTCGATGAAGTACTTGAGGACCGGCTTTTCAGGAACCGGGACATGATCATAGAAATGGAAGGCCCGGAGGGGGTAGGGAAATCCTTCGGCGTGCCGGTTAAACTCAGCAGGACACCGGGTTCTGTCCGCAGTGCTCCGCAGCCATTTGGCGGATCCACACGGAAAGTGCTCGCCGAACTCGGCTATACCGAGAAAACCATTCAATCATACTTTGATACAGGTGTGGTTTAA
- the cobO gene encoding cob(I)yrinic acid a,c-diamide adenosyltransferase, whose translation MSSKGRIIINTGDGKGKTTAALGLAFRALGHGHRVCVIQFLKGKGDYGERLFGNTLENLEWHICGKGFVFKKQDITADREIAGQGFQLAKEKIESNHFDLVILDEITYLTLYQFLEVEAIVEVLKKKPERLSVVLTGRSADEALIEIADTVTSMDVVKHAFTQGIKAQKGIEY comes from the coding sequence GTGAGTTCAAAAGGAAGAATTATAATCAATACCGGTGACGGCAAGGGTAAAACAACCGCAGCTCTTGGTCTTGCATTCCGTGCATTGGGACATGGCCATCGGGTCTGCGTGATTCAATTCCTCAAAGGTAAGGGAGATTATGGGGAGCGGCTTTTCGGCAATACCCTGGAAAATCTTGAATGGCATATCTGCGGTAAAGGGTTTGTCTTTAAAAAACAGGATATCACCGCGGACAGAGAGATTGCAGGGCAGGGATTTCAACTGGCCAAAGAGAAAATCGAAAGCAATCATTTTGACCTGGTCATCCTTGATGAGATAACTTATCTGACGCTTTATCAATTTCTGGAGGTAGAAGCGATCGTTGAAGTGCTGAAAAAAAAACCGGAACGGCTGAGTGTTGTTCTGACTGGTAGGAGCGCGGATGAAGCACTCATCGAAATTGCCGATACAGTCACCAGTATGGACGTAGTCAAGCACGCTTTCACCCAGGGCATCAAGGCACAAAAGGGTATTGAATATTGA
- a CDS encoding sodium:solute symporter family transporter, which yields MEQQNWALEDPTIGIIFVAASFIIFYFVGWYSARAAKSSTDYWTAGRSIGSLANGLGMASSYMSLATFLGVTALILNLKVPFVYMWIQFGLSIPLITLWYGTPLRRMGAFTPAHFVRERYGLKTSWVVAGFMVLIMVMYAIGQMIGVAKVFQMLFGINYTLALIGGGALIVGYVAIGGMYGTSYNAAFQMVLMGIAFIVPLGAIMKAMGGTGWYFPPLLYSDMVPAMLAAVPDFFDMKYGFKWYFALIPTLTIGAMGLPHLGMRIYTSSSLKSARGAMVWFTFFCGITFSATYTMGFSGVFFQATSGSAIAPTDFDKITLILNSVYNAPWVLAFVIAGAIAAGLSTISANLMAIGALIAQDIIATLKPDLPEDKTKILNYSAIAGGGLVAILIALNPPTFLVVSVLWAFGMAGVTCAPLVILGVWWKQANRFGATIGSLVSGLTYVIVSPYVFPNITLASGIQAKLGMSGALLCVPLCFFLVTTISMITNRIPAMLVHIPLEENKRLVDSIHGWTVYSEERYNSTMAGVIVAGISALIMIWSLLPGGWVA from the coding sequence ATGGAACAACAGAATTGGGCACTTGAAGATCCTACCATTGGGATCATATTTGTAGCAGCTTCATTCATCATATTCTATTTCGTCGGCTGGTATTCAGCGCGTGCCGCCAAATCATCAACTGACTACTGGACCGCCGGACGTTCAATTGGATCTCTAGCCAATGGCCTCGGCATGGCTTCGAGCTATATGAGTCTGGCAACTTTTCTGGGAGTGACCGCCCTGATCCTCAACCTCAAGGTTCCCTTTGTTTACATGTGGATCCAGTTCGGTCTCTCAATCCCTCTCATAACATTGTGGTACGGTACTCCCCTGCGCAGAATGGGGGCTTTCACTCCGGCGCATTTTGTCCGTGAACGATACGGCCTGAAAACCTCCTGGGTGGTGGCGGGCTTTATGGTACTTATTATGGTCATGTATGCTATCGGCCAGATGATAGGAGTCGCCAAGGTTTTCCAGATGCTCTTCGGCATTAACTATACCCTCGCCCTGATTGGCGGCGGTGCCCTTATTGTCGGCTATGTCGCCATCGGCGGAATGTACGGAACCTCCTACAACGCAGCCTTCCAGATGGTGCTGATGGGAATCGCTTTTATCGTGCCGCTTGGTGCGATCATGAAGGCCATGGGCGGTACCGGCTGGTACTTCCCCCCGCTGCTCTACAGCGACATGGTCCCGGCAATGCTCGCCGCGGTACCTGACTTCTTCGACATGAAGTATGGTTTTAAATGGTACTTTGCCCTTATTCCCACTCTGACCATCGGCGCCATGGGACTGCCCCATCTCGGTATGAGGATTTACACGTCTTCTTCCTTGAAGAGCGCCAGAGGTGCAATGGTCTGGTTTACCTTCTTCTGTGGCATCACCTTCAGCGCCACCTACACCATGGGTTTTTCCGGGGTCTTTTTTCAGGCAACATCGGGATCGGCCATAGCCCCTACAGACTTCGACAAGATTACCCTTATTCTCAACAGTGTCTATAACGCGCCATGGGTTCTCGCCTTCGTTATCGCCGGTGCCATAGCCGCGGGTCTCTCAACCATCAGCGCCAATCTTATGGCAATCGGGGCTTTGATCGCCCAGGATATTATCGCTACGCTCAAGCCTGATCTTCCCGAAGATAAAACCAAGATACTTAACTATAGCGCGATTGCCGGTGGCGGCCTGGTTGCCATTCTCATCGCCCTAAATCCGCCGACCTTTCTGGTCGTCTCCGTACTCTGGGCATTCGGTATGGCTGGTGTAACCTGTGCACCGCTGGTGATTCTCGGCGTCTGGTGGAAGCAGGCTAACCGTTTCGGTGCAACAATAGGATCCTTGGTTTCCGGACTCACCTATGTTATCGTATCTCCATACGTCTTTCCCAATATCACCCTGGCCAGCGGGATTCAGGCAAAGCTGGGAATGTCCGGTGCACTTCTCTGTGTACCTCTCTGCTTTTTTCTGGTAACTACTATTTCCATGATTACCAACAGAATCCCGGCGATGCTGGTGCATATTCCGCTTGAGGAAAACAAACGGCTGGTCGATTCCATCCACGGCTGGACCGTCTACAGTGAGGAACGTTACAACAGCACCATGGCCGGCGTTATTGTTGCCGGCATCAGTGCTCTCATCATGATCTGGTCATTATTACCAGGCGGCTGGGTTGCCTAA
- a CDS encoding YIP1 family protein: MADIYKGMLVGNEDVFQLALDGKARKYALGNIFILGIIYGFSNLLGALQTTPELPLDDKFAFITPLIFSTAGIVTICGALIACTMVYWAASKAFGGHGGFGLVFDLIGLAAIPFWILAPLLNYTLRYQTGEFARMILIVCMALAFFWAFRLVRMSMIQGQGLNNRRATIAVAAIWIFSVSSIYVFLP, encoded by the coding sequence ATGGCTGATATTTATAAAGGAATGCTGGTTGGCAATGAAGATGTTTTTCAGTTGGCACTGGATGGCAAGGCCAGAAAATACGCCCTCGGCAATATTTTTATACTTGGGATTATCTATGGATTTTCCAACCTGCTCGGAGCCCTGCAGACCACACCGGAATTACCCCTGGACGACAAATTCGCCTTCATCACGCCTCTTATCTTCTCCACAGCGGGCATCGTCACTATATGTGGAGCCCTCATAGCCTGCACCATGGTATATTGGGCTGCGTCCAAAGCCTTCGGCGGTCATGGTGGCTTTGGCTTGGTCTTTGACCTTATCGGTCTTGCCGCTATTCCCTTCTGGATCCTTGCTCCATTACTAAACTACACTTTGCGTTATCAAACGGGCGAGTTTGCCCGTATGATCTTGATTGTTTGCATGGCCCTGGCGTTTTTCTGGGCTTTCAGGCTGGTCAGAATGAGTATGATACAAGGTCAGGGTCTGAACAACAGACGAGCAACAATTGCGGTAGCAGCAATATGGATATTCAGCGTCAGCTCAATCTATGTCTTTCTGCCCTGA
- a CDS encoding glucose-1-phosphate adenylyltransferase family protein produces MSRFKNALVLLLAGGVGSRLNILVKRRAKPAVPFAGIYRIIDFSLSNVMNSGLRKVGVLTQYKPLSLMSHLGSGEAWDFTGRSRGISILPPRTGEKESDWYKGTADAVRRNIDFLADNPAKEVLILSGDHIYQMDFDAILEYHRSKNSDITVGMMVVPKSEMYQFGAGIIDERNRVVGWEEKPKKPKSNLASMGIYVFDYDYLMSSLMRDKNDVDFGKHILPHAIANDNVFAYPFYGYWRDVGTVQAYWQANMDVINLDSGISPQKWQIRTNVEAEGRPADRAPARFATTSKVSRSLISAGSNIRGTVINSVLSPGVIVEEGAVVKDSIVFTDCVIKNNAVVDLSILDKRVIVEANSVIGYGEGFDIVNKVEPSHLYTGITIIGKGAHLPEGAQVGRNCVIDSRVDESFFTTSTVADGESILLNQE; encoded by the coding sequence ATGAGCCGTTTTAAAAATGCCCTGGTTCTCCTGTTGGCCGGTGGAGTCGGCAGCCGTCTCAATATTCTGGTGAAGAGACGGGCCAAACCCGCTGTTCCTTTTGCCGGGATCTACCGGATTATCGATTTCAGCCTGAGTAATGTCATGAACTCGGGACTGAGGAAGGTCGGTGTGTTGACCCAGTACAAGCCGCTATCCCTGATGAGTCATCTCGGCAGCGGCGAGGCTTGGGATTTCACCGGACGAAGCAGGGGCATCAGTATTCTTCCGCCGAGAACCGGAGAAAAGGAGTCGGACTGGTATAAAGGTACCGCGGATGCGGTGCGCAGAAATATCGATTTTCTTGCCGACAATCCGGCTAAAGAAGTGCTTATCCTATCCGGTGACCATATTTATCAGATGGATTTCGATGCCATACTTGAATATCATCGTTCAAAAAATTCCGATATCACCGTTGGCATGATGGTCGTCCCCAAGAGCGAAATGTACCAATTTGGTGCAGGTATCATCGACGAGCGCAACAGGGTAGTTGGTTGGGAGGAGAAACCCAAGAAACCCAAGTCAAACCTCGCCTCTATGGGAATCTATGTGTTCGACTACGATTATTTAATGTCTTCACTGATGCGTGACAAAAATGATGTTGATTTCGGCAAGCATATTCTCCCGCACGCCATAGCAAATGACAATGTTTTTGCCTATCCCTTTTACGGCTATTGGCGAGATGTTGGGACCGTGCAGGCGTACTGGCAGGCGAATATGGACGTAATCAATCTCGATAGCGGGATCTCACCGCAGAAGTGGCAGATACGCACCAATGTCGAGGCGGAAGGCCGACCCGCGGACCGGGCTCCCGCCCGATTTGCCACTACATCCAAGGTTTCAAGATCATTGATTTCAGCAGGCTCCAACATTCGAGGAACAGTGATAAACTCGGTGCTGTCTCCTGGGGTGATAGTGGAAGAAGGGGCTGTTGTCAAAGATTCTATTGTCTTCACTGATTGCGTCATCAAAAATAATGCGGTGGTCGATCTCTCCATTCTGGACAAGCGCGTGATCGTGGAGGCCAATTCCGTTATCGGTTATGGAGAAGGATTCGATATTGTCAACAAGGTTGAGCCTTCTCATCTGTATACAGGTATCACCATTATCGGTAAAGGAGCACATTTGCCGGAAGGGGCGCAGGTCGGCAGGAATTGTGTGATCGATTCGAGAGTCGACGAATCATTTTTTACTACTTCAACTGTAGCCGATGGTGAATCTATTCTGCTTAATCAAGAGTAG
- a CDS encoding glucose-1-phosphate adenylyltransferase family protein: MLRPETLAMVLAGGRVDELTALTYYRPKSAVPFGGFGRVIDFALSNLMNSGIEQVALLSQYRSYSLINHIGTGAAWDMIGRYRHISILPPFLGTEATDWYRGSADAVFKNLDYVQYHNPEEILILSGDHIYKMDYQDMINYHRQKDADLTIAFIEVPLAEAHRFGVGSVIEDEDGRGGKVQKYWEKPQQPQSNWASLTVMCFRPQVLYDALKQNQQEESFEFGRDIIPQLLEHNYRVYGYKFCGYWGYTRTVEEYWQSNMDLLGENPVIDLEKWGFRTNLDHRGIRDFQPVLTGTDARVDNSLIYNGCIIDGEVRNSVIFPGVVVKKGAVIENSVIFFNNVINENCRLNKVVADVNNNYGRNVVIGAEPGSSAQKVTVIGWNNQVPLQTRIEEGATIYPAIQQSHWPSIVKYGEVLR; the protein is encoded by the coding sequence ATGCTTAGACCAGAGACACTTGCCATGGTACTTGCCGGGGGAAGGGTGGATGAACTCACTGCCCTGACCTATTATCGCCCTAAGTCCGCGGTTCCTTTCGGTGGATTTGGCCGGGTAATCGATTTCGCTTTGAGCAATCTGATGAATTCCGGAATTGAGCAGGTTGCCCTTCTCAGTCAGTACCGCAGCTATTCGCTGATTAATCATATCGGCACTGGCGCTGCCTGGGATATGATCGGCCGGTATCGTCACATTTCCATCCTGCCGCCGTTTCTGGGAACTGAAGCGACGGATTGGTACAGGGGGTCGGCCGATGCCGTTTTCAAAAATCTTGATTATGTCCAGTATCACAATCCAGAAGAGATCCTGATTCTTTCCGGTGATCACATCTATAAGATGGATTACCAGGATATGATCAATTACCATCGGCAAAAAGACGCCGACCTGACCATAGCTTTCATAGAGGTGCCGTTGGCGGAAGCGCATCGGTTCGGCGTGGGTTCGGTGATTGAAGATGAAGATGGCCGCGGGGGGAAGGTGCAGAAATACTGGGAAAAACCTCAACAGCCGCAGTCAAACTGGGCATCCCTGACGGTTATGTGCTTTCGGCCTCAGGTGCTGTATGATGCCTTGAAGCAAAACCAGCAGGAAGAATCGTTTGAGTTCGGGCGTGATATTATCCCCCAACTGCTGGAGCATAATTATCGGGTTTACGGGTACAAATTTTGTGGATACTGGGGATATACCCGTACCGTCGAAGAGTATTGGCAATCCAATATGGATCTTCTCGGAGAAAACCCTGTCATCGATCTGGAAAAGTGGGGCTTTAGAACCAATCTGGATCACAGGGGTATTCGAGATTTCCAGCCTGTTCTCACAGGGACGGATGCCAGGGTCGACAACAGCCTCATATACAATGGCTGCATTATAGACGGTGAAGTAAGAAATTCGGTCATCTTTCCCGGTGTTGTCGTGAAGAAAGGAGCAGTCATTGAAAATTCAGTGATTTTCTTCAATAATGTCATCAATGAAAATTGCCGTCTCAACAAAGTCGTGGCCGATGTCAACAATAACTATGGCCGGAATGTGGTAATAGGGGCGGAACCGGGGAGCAGCGCACAAAAAGTTACCGTGATCGGCTGGAATAACCAGGTACCGCTGCAGACCAGAATCGAGGAAGGTGCCACCATATATCCAGCGATCCAGCAATCGCACTGGCCTTCCATCGTAAAATATGGGGAGGTGCTGCGATGA